The DNA window GCCACCGCTCGCTGTCATTTTGCTCTAGCCGTGCGAAGATCCCCTCGGCCCGGTCATTGTCGCCGGCAGCACCAGCGTTAACGGCTTCCAATAGTCTGAAATGCGCGACTTCCGGGAATGATATTTGCGCTTGCTCAGCGACATCTGCAGCTGCTGTATTATAATCGAGACCGCCCAATACCGAACACCATTCGGCGGGAATATTCGGGTCTTGCGGCACACGCTTCATTGCGTCGCCATAATGTGAGGTAAAGTCCTCCTCTCCTTGGCCAAGTCTAAGCTGCGCGAGAAACCGCAAGCCCTCGGTCCATTGCGGGGCCTGATTGACCAGCGCCTCGGCAATCTGGCGCGCCCCAGAATGATCGCCCGCTACATCGAGCGCCTGCGCCTTTCCCAGCCAAAGATCCGCATCGCCTTGATTGACCGACAATGCCTTGTCGAACCTTTGAAGCGCGGTGTCTTCGCCTCGTTCAATTGCTACTCGCGCTCTGCCGTGAAGGGCCTTCGCGCGAGCCGGTTCAAGTTCAAGCGCTCGGTCATACCAAAGGGCGGCTTGCGTCAGGCTTCGGATGCCTCGTTCGGCGGTTCCGCGTGTCGAGCAATAAAGGACTGATGTCCGGCCCTTATCAGAAAATCGCTTAAGTTGGGTGACCGCCTCTGCATGACGGCTCAACGCTGATAATGCGATTGCGCGGTTCACCGCAAATTCCATATTGTCGGGTTGCAGTCCCGCAGCTTTGGCAAAATGCTCCTCCGCCGCCTCCCTATCGGTCAGCCGCATGAACAGGCTTCCTGCGCTGTTCCATAGCGACGCGTCGGAAGGGTGCTCGTTCAAGCCGTCCAGCATGGCTTGCCGTGCGGCCTGCCCGTCACTTTTGAGCTCGGCGGAGCGGGAGCGTTCGCGCCATTGCTGCGCCGTAGCCCCTGTCACCGGTCGCGCAGCCAGCCGGTAATCGCAAAGCGTCCAACCGGCGCAAAAGGCGGCACGAACGAAACCGCGTGCGATTGCGGGACTGCGAATAAGTTGAGTGCGTTAAACCTTGGTTTGAAGCCTTGGACTATGTCACCGTCTTCGTCGTAGAAATTGAGATAGCCGCCCCAATCAGGCTTCCAATCATCGAGCGCGAAATTCAGAACATACGCTACGCGCCACCCTTCGGCGACGTGGCTGTCGCTATGAAGTGCCAGAAAATGCTGCGCGGCATATAAGGTCGCTTGTCCATCGGCTTTGATCAATTCCTCGATACCCGTAACATCGCGGGCCAATTGAAGAAATTCCGGCGTGTTAAGATATTCTAGTATCAGATCATGTGGGCCGCCCTCATTCCACTTTTCAAGGTAGGCCTGGACCAACGAATATTGCGCGTAGTGAAATCCATAGTCCCCTTGCGACACCGATTTATAGGCCTCATTGGCCAACGTTTGAGCCCGTCGCTTGCCTGCATCGGAGGCAAGCTCTTGTGGCAGCACTTGCTGGGGCCCCGGGTCGAGTTTGTCACCGGCCTGCATCGCTAGACCCCACGGGGTCTGCTGGCCCAGTATCATACGGATCTCTTCGGCCGTCTCGCGTGTAAGAACATCACGAATTTGCAGCCTTTTGTTCTCGGCAAACTGCTTCGCCAGCGAAGCGCGATCGAGGTCCTGATTAATTTCAAAAAGTTTTTTGGACATCGGCCTGACATCATTAGGAAGAGGGAACAGATGGTGTGCGTCAGCCATTACTAGGATGAACGGGTCGATTGCAAGCCGCCCCGTTTCAAAGCCAGTTTCAAAGCCCGTCCCAAAGTCTGCCCCATAATATTCGCCAAGACTGCTGACAAAGCTGACGTTAAGGTAAAGCTGTGCTTGACCAGCGGCGGGGTGAACCGTAACCCCATTTGCATAGCGAGTAGCAAATAAAAACTGAGGAGAGTGGCATGGCGACAGCCTATATCGTGGATGCGGTGCGGACCGCCGGGGGGCGCCGTGGGGGCCGTTTGGCAGGAGTTCATCCAGTTGATCTGGCGGCAAAGTCGCTCGACGCGCTGATGGAGCGTACCGGTGTCGACCCGGCTGCGATTGACGATGTTGTGATGGGCTGTGTCAGTCAGGCGGGCCAACAAGCGATGCAGATTGGCCGCAACGCGGTTCTCGCTTCCAAGCACCTTCCGCAGTCAACCCCGGCAGTCACAATTGACCGGCAATGCGGCTCATCGCAGCAAGCAATCCAGTTCGCGGCGCAGGCCGTTATGTCGGGTACGCAAGATGCAGTGATTGCTGCCGGTATCGAAAGCATGTCGCGTGTGCCGATGGGGTCAAACGCCACCTTTCACATGAAGGAAGGGCTGGGCCACTACAAATCGCCTGGTCTAGAAGAGAAATATCCTGGCATCATGTTCTCGCAATTCATGGGCGCAGAGATGATCGTGAAAAAGCACGGATTTTCAAAAGATGACCTCGACAGGTTTGCGTTTGAAAGCCACCAGCGTGCAATCGCAGCGACCAATTCAGGCGCATTTGTAGGCGAGATAGTGCCGGTCACGATCGACACCCCCGAGGGTGAAGAGCAGCACACAATTGATGAAGGCATCCGGTTCGATGCCACGTTGGAGGGTATCAGTTCTGTGAAGCTGATAAACGAAGGCGGCACGATTACTGCGGCCAGTTCCAGTCAGATTTGTGATGGTTCAAGCGGCGTTTTGGTCGTTTCAGAGGAATTCCTGAAAGAGCACGGCCTAACACCGCTTGCCCGTATCCATAATTTGACCGTGACAGCGGGTGATCCCGTGATCATGCTTGAAGAACCGTTGTTTGCAACGGACCGGGCACTGCAACGTGCCGGCATGACGATTAACGATATTGATCTGTATGAGGTGAACGAGGCATTTGCACCGGTTCCTCTGGCTTGGCTCAAGCATACAGGTGCCGATCCTGAGAAGCTTAACGTGAATGGCGGCGCTATCGCCTTGGGGCATCCGCTGGGTGCATCGGGCACCAAATTAATGGCGACATTGCTTCATGCGCTAAAGGCGCGCGGCAAGAAATACGGTTTGCAGACAATGTGCGAAGGTGGCGGCGTTGCCAATGTGACGATTGTTGAATCGCTGTAATTTGTGCGTAGCAAAGCCTTGAATATCTGAAAACGTTCCCAGCCGTCGCTGGGATGACGAATTGACCAGAAGGAATTGAATATGGAAATTGGTGCTAATACCCCCGCAGTTGTAACCGGCGGTGCATCGGGCCTTGGCGAAGCGACCGCACGGGCGCTAGCGGCAAAGGGCGCGAAAGTCGCGATTTTTGATCTTCAGGAGGAAAAGGGCAAAGCCGTTGCGGCCGATATTGGCGGTATCTTCTGCGAAGTGAACGTGACTGACGATGCCTCGGTCGATGCTGGATTTGCAAAGGCACGCGCGGCGCACGGCCAAGAACGCATCCTCGTCAATTGCGCCGGCACTGGTAGCGCGATCAAAACAGCCAAGCGTGACCGGAACACGGGCGAAATCTCGCACTATCCGCTCGACGCGTTCAACTGGCTGATCCAGATCAATCTGGTCGGCACCTTCCGCTGCGTGGCGAAATCGGCGGCTGGAATGATGACGCTCGACCCATTGACTGAAAATGGTGACCGCGGCGCAATCGTGAACACTGCGTCCGTTGCAGGCGAAGATGGCCAGATTGGTCAGGTCGCTTACTCGGCATCGAAGGCTGGTGTGATTGGCATGACATTGCCAATCGCTCGTGACCTGATGAACGAAGGCATCCGCATCAACACTATCTTGCCGGGTATCTTCGAGACACCGCTGATGAATGCAGCACCGCCGCAAGTAAAAGACGCGTTAGCTGCCTCCGTGCCGTTCCCGAAACGTCTTGGTGCGCCGCCGGAATATGCGCATCTCGCTATGGCGATGATCGAAAACGATTACTTCAACGGCGAGGATGTCCGCCTGGATGGTGCCATTCGTATGGCGCCGCGTTAACCGGTACAATCGGGGCTCCGCGAAAGCGGGGCCCATTTTGTTTGGCAACATCAATTGGAGGCAATAATGAGCGATTATACGCAGATCAAATTCGAGAAGGATGGTCCGATAGCGACCATCACTCTCAACCGGCCTGAAAAGATGAACGCTTATACACGGGTCATGATGGCCGAGATCATCGCGGCGCTCGATGTGACCGATGCAGATGATGAAATCCGTGCGGTGATCTTCACTGGGTCCGGTGATCGCGCATTTTGCGCCGGTGCTGATTTAACACCTGATGATGGTGCACGCCCATTCTCCAGCCAAACCGAAGTTGCAGACCTGTCTGATGATGTCGTTCGCGATGGCGGAGGACGCCTTACTTTGCGGCTTTTTCAATCGACCAAACCGCTGATTTCGGCCTGCAATGGCGTTGCGGTGGGCGTTGGTGCAACGATGCAACTGCCGATGGATTTCCGGCTTGCGTCGGACAATGCCCGGTATGGTTTCGTGTTTGCCAAGCGCGGAATTGTGCCGGAGGCATGTTCAAGCTGGTTCTTGCCGCGTTTGGTTGGGCCTCAGCAGGCGCTCGAATGGTGCATGACCGGGCGTATTTTCGATGCGTCAGAAGCGCTTGCCGGCGGGCTCATCCGGTCGGTCCATCCGCAGGGTGACCTGATTGATGCGGCGAGGGCGCTTGCGATGGAAATTGCCGAAAACACCTCGGCAGTTTCAGTCGCAATGACTCGTGCAATGCTGTGGCGCTTGCCGTCCGAACCGCACCCAATGGACGCGCACCGGATCGATAGCCGTTCGATTTACAAGCTTTCACGCAGCAAAGATGCAGCGGAAGGCATTGCGAGTTTCCTTGAAAAACGGCCCCCGCAATTTCCCGACCGTGTTTCGCAGGATATGCCGGACTTTTATCCGTGGTGGACTGAGCCCGTTTACGAATAGGCTGGTTTGATTAAAAGCAATACGAGGAAACTGTATGCTTGCCATGTAAGGTGGTTGCATTAGTAACCAGTTTCATGAGCAATGATCAATTCCGTCTGGCCGAATTTTTGCCGTATCAATTGTCGATCGCATCCAATGCGGTCAGCAATCGTATTGCGCGCGCGTATCATGATGCGTTCGGGCTGAAAGTTACCGAATGGCGGGTGATGGCTATGCTGGGCGATGCAGGAGCGCTAACCCAGCGCGAACTAACCGCGAAGACGCTGATGGACAAGGTGGCCGTAAACCGGGCTTGCAAAGTTTTGGAGCAACGAGATCTTGCGATGCGTCTGCCCAACAGCAAGGATGGCCGCTCGCACCATCTTGAATTGACCGGCGCCGGACATGCCATGCATGCGCAGATTGTGCCGATGGCCAGAGAAATTGAGGCAAAACTGCTTGAACCGCTCAGCGCCAAACAGCAGGAAATGTTCCGTATGCTGCTTGACCAAATTCGCGAACAAGCCAGTTAAGTCAAAGGTAAAACAGCCCCGAAGTGTGTGACTTCGAGGCTGTTTCCATGTGTTCTGTAATCTGTATTTTCGCTTGAAGCCTGACCCCTAACGTCCGGGTTTGGCGGCGAATGCATCGCTGATCGAACAGGCCGCTGGGCCAAGGATCACGATGAACAGAACAGGCAGAATGAACATAATTAGCGGAATGGTCATAATCGCAGGCAGACGCGCTGCTTTTTCTTCCGCTCGCATCATCCGCTCGTTCCGGAATTCGGCTGAGAGCACGCGCAGGGCAGATGCCAGCGGCGTACCATAGCGTTCGGTTTGAACCATGGTTGTAACCACACCGCGAACCGATTCCAGATCGACCCGGTAGGCAAGATTGTCGAATGCTTGCTTGCGTTCGGTCAGGAATGACAGTTCAATTGCGGTCAGGGCAAACTCGTCACCCAATTCAGGGTAAGCCCGGCCAAGTTCCTTCGCAACGCGGTTGAACGCTGCATCGACTGTCAGGCCGGCCTCAGCACAAATCACCAGCAAATCTAGCGCATCGGGCAAGCCTTTGCGAATTGCGTCGGTGCGTTTGCCGGCCTTATTCTTGAGGATCATTTCCGGCCCTTTGTAACCGGCAAGCAGCATCGCTCCAAAAGCGCCAACCCTCTTTGCGCTGCCCCAGTCGGGGAAATAATCAATAACATAGATAACCAAGAAACCGATTGCGCCCAAGATAATCGGAGCCACCAATCGCGCCGCAATGATCAGAACAGCAGTTTCTTTGTTACGATAACCAGCGTGAGCCATCTTTTGCTGGATGCTCTCGATCTGGCTTTGCTGGAGGACTTTCATCCCCGACAGCGTGTCCCTCATCTTCTCTGTTTGGTCGGTCTTGCGGACTAAGCTGGTGCGTTTTTTCGCTGTGGCCGTAACAATGCCGGCTTTCAGCTCTTCGCGGCGCGAATTTAGCGCTTTGACCCGCTTGGCCATCGGATCCTTGATCGTGACAGCTGCATAGATCGCAAAGATGACAGCGAGCGCGGCACAGCCAGCCAGGATGGTGCCGACGAAAATAACGTCAACCCCAAGCAGGGTGGGTCCGGGAGATTGATTAAGCATATCTATCCGTCCTCACTCAGATTTCGAAGCTGACCATTTTGGCCATGATGAAGCCGCCGATCGACATCCACAGCAGGCCGCCAAGGCCCGTTGCAATCAAGCGGTCGTCTTCGAAGAAGCCGCCGATATATTCGGGATTGATCCACCAGATCATACCGAACACGATAAAAGGCAGCGCGCCCACGATATAGGCAGAAGCTTTCGATTCCGAACTCATGGCGCGGATTTTCAGCTTCATTTGCGAACGTTTGCGAAGCACGTCGGACAGGTTTGACAGCGTTTCTGCCAAGTTACCGCCGGTCTCGCGTTGAATTGCCAAGGTTATGCAGAAAAAGTTGAACTCAGGAATACCCAACCTGTCGGCGGTTTCCTGTAGCGATTCTTCCATCGTGCGGCCGATCTTGATCCGCTCGACTATGCCTTTGAATTCCATTCCCACAGGACCGGGCAATTCTTGCCCAACAACGCCAAGAGTTTCGGTCACCGGAAGGCCGGAGCGCAAGCCGCGCACCAAGAGTTCGATCGCGTCCGGGAATTTCGAGTTGAAGCTGTCTGTCCGCTTCTTGATCAGGAAGTTTACCGCAAGATGGGGCAAACCAGCGCCAATGACCAAGCCGATGCCAAGCGACAAAAGCGCCGCGCCGGATTTCAGATAGATGATCACGGCAATGCCTAGCGCGATGCCAAACGAGCCATAGAAATACTGCGCAAGCGTCCACTTTTTACCCGAACGGTCGATCCGCAGAGCCAATGCATCAAGCCGCGAGCCAGAGCCGGCGATCTGGTGCCGTTTCGGTTTGCGCGATGCGATCGCTTTCTTGAGCTGCGACTCCATCTTGGTGTCGGCGCTTTCAGAATGGCGGAACCTGAGAGCCTCAAGCCTGCGTTGACCTTCTTTGGCGGCAGAGGGCCCGGCCAGCAGCGTATAGCCGACAACCATCAGGGCCATAAGCCCGGCGCCTACCAGCAGGAGCTGAATAATGCTCATGCTATTTACCTGCCTTTCTTTGTTCGGTGCCGTGTTTGGCACGCGTAAATCGGATTGGCCGCGCCCGTAATGGGACGCGGCCGCTCGGTGGACTTATTCGGCCGGAACCGGAGTCTTCTTATCTTTCTTGGCCAACAGTGACTTCAGATCGAAACTGCCGAGCAGCGATTTCTTCGCTGGCTCATCATTTTCAAGATCTTCTTCGCTGGCACCCAAGATGCGTTCCGCAACTTGCTTGATGACGCCAGCCGCCTTGCTCGACCGATTGGCCTCGAGGAAGGTTTGGCCAAGCTTGGCCGCATTCGCTGACCCTTTGACATCATACGGGATCGAGAAATCGATTTTCCGCTCAATCGACGCTTCGAAGTCGGACTTGCTGATTTCAGCAACGCCGCCCTGGACTTTATTTGCCACAATGATCGGCTGTGCATGAGCAGCATTGGTTTTAAGCCAGCTGAGTATCCGAATGGTGTCGCGAGCCGAAGCAAGCGTCATTTCGGTGGTCAGCACCACAACATTCACATCGGCAAGCAGATGCGGGAAATTGATCAGCATGTTTCGCGGCAGATCAATCATCGTCATTTCAAACGCTTGGCGGAACTCTTCCTCCAGCTGAATAAATGCCGATCCATCTGTCATTAACGGGGCATTGATTGGCGCCTCTGCCGAAAGAATAGCCAGATTATCGTTCGCTCGGATCATCGCGCGTTCGATAAACAGGCCGTCAATCCGGCTGGGGTTGTCGATCGCATCGGTCAGCCCGCGGCCGGGTTCCAGATCCAGCGCAAGTGCACCAGTGCCGAAATGGACATCCAGATCGAGCAATGCGGTAGGCAATTTGTGATCGTCGCTGAAATTCCATGCGAGCGATGTTGCGAGCATGGACGCCCCGACTCCGCCGCGTGTACCCACGACAGCGGTTGATACATGGCGTTTTGCCGTATCTGGATCGCTCGACCGCGGTGCCGCAAAGACTGCTTGCGCTTGGTTCAGCGAATCGCGCAATTGGCCGGCTGAAAGTGGCTTCAGCAGATAATCGTGAATGCCGCTTGCGAGCAAATCGCGATACAGGCGAACATCGTTCACTTGGCCTACTGCAATCACCACTGTACCAGGTTCGCAGACCTCGGCCAAAGCGTTGATATCATTCAGCGGATCTCCGCTTTCCGACAAATCGACCATCAAAATGTTGGGGCTTGCGGCCACAGACAAGGATTGGACAGCGTTACGCAGCCCGCCCTTTGCACATTTCTCGGGCTGCCAGCCCATTTCGATGACCACCGGGCGCAGAGCGTCCAATGCTGTTTCATCACAAATAAAGGCGGCGAACGGATCGCGGTTGCTTGAAGCACCTGATTTCCATGGAGCGTTCATGACTTATTCTCCCCCGCCTGTGGCTGGTTGAACCAGGCCGCCTTCACCGGTTGGTGCTTGGTCGCGGTAGCTGTTGATCGCCTTGGTTGACGTCGAAACCACAGTTTCTCCGGTGCCTTCCTGACCTTTGATAAGGTCTTCCGGATTGGCGATCATCGCAGCCAGATTTCCATTGATGGAACAGCCATATCCGGGGCTGGTTGCATTGTTGTAATTCATATCCGACTGGGCAGACCAGTTCGGGCAATTGGGAACCGACGCGGTCGAACGGGTCAAAACGACACGAACATTGCCGGGTTGGACATAGCCGCCTGTCACCGGGGCGCCCTCTTGCAACAGGATACCATGACGCCCAGCGAGCGCACCAATCGCGTCACGCGCAGCGCCGCTCATCATCGGATCGTCAATGGCAACACGGTCACCATAACGAAGGTCCATCGCTTCGAACCAGCCTGAAACGCGTTGCTGTTCGGGAACAGAAATTCCGCCCGGTCCAGCCGCCACGTCAAGCGTGTAATTGGTCCGTTCAACAACTGGTTGATTGAGGCTTTCCAGCCCGCGATGGGTTGGCATTCCGCCGCAGGCGCCGAGCGTAAGCCCGAGCGAAAGGGCGAATACGCCAGCTAGTTTGCGTGTTGATGCAATAGGCATGATCTTCACCTTTCTCACTTGAGGCTGAAGCCGGGCACAGCATTTGCATCTGCGCGGCGTTCGGAATTGCGGGATTTGTCATCGCTGTCAGCACGGTTCGACGGCGCAGGGCGATCCGATGGCACGATGGCCTGCGGGTCTATGCGCGAAATGCCGGGAGGCGGTGCGGACGGGTTGGATGTTGTCGGGCCGGGGCGGGTTGCGCCGCTTTGACCAGCATCGCTGCGGAAGCCGAGCAGGCTTTCCAACTCGTTTGCTGCACGATACCCATCGGTAGGCAACCTGATGTCGCGATCGTTGACCGGTTTTACCAGATACGGCGTCACAACGATAACCAACTCAGTTTCGCCCTTACGGAACGAGCGTGAACGGAACAGATTACCAAGAATTGGTACATCGCCAAGGCCTGGGGCCTTGTCGATGGATTGCTGCGCGTTGTTACTCATCAATCCGGCAATCATAAAGCTTTGGCCAGAACCAAGCTCAACAGTCGTTTCAGCGCGGCGGATTGTAAGAGCCGGGATTTGGAACCCGTTCAAAGTCACCGCACCTTGGCTGGACAATTCAGACACCTCGGGAAGCACTCGGATAGAAATCCGGCCATTAGCGAGCACTGTTGGTGTGTAAGACAGGCTGACACCGAATTTACGATATTCGATGGCAGTCGTACCGAGGCCCTGACTGGTCGGGATCGGAAATTCGCCGCCAGCCAAGAAATTGGCCGTTTCGCCCGACAAGGCTGTCAGGTTTGGCTGGGCAAGGGTGGTGACAAGACCATCACGTTCAGCAAGGTCTAACGCGCCACCAAGGTCGAGACCCAGCAGTTTGCCAAACGCTGCCACAGTGGCACCGGTACCCGTTGCAGTAACAATCGATGTGCCATCACCGCCGTCGGTTACGCCAGTTCCCAACGGACCGCCGGGATTGTACTGAGGGACCGCACCGGACCGGCCGAGACCTACGCCGAACTGGAAGCCATTGGTTTGGTCACCGCTGACGAGGTTGGCACCGATTTCGCGAACCAGCGAACGGCTGACTTCGGCAAATCTGACGCGCAGATTGACTTGCAGCGGTGTCGCCATTTTCAGGCGGCTGATTACGTTGGCGTCTTCACCCACGAATGCCTGAACCAGCCGTTCGGCCTCGGAAGCATCTTCGGGTGCGGCGACTGTACCGGTAAGCAGAACTGTGTTCGTACCCATGGTCGATACGTTAATTTTCGCCTGAGGCATGGCCAAGGTCAGCATCTGATCGACGCTACCAATGTTGGATCCTACGCGGACATTGGCGGACCAGACGATATCACCTGCAGCGTTGCTGGCATAAATCGTGGTCTCGCCACCAGCCTTGCCGAACAGGTAAAGCTGCCGTTGCGATTTGATCTGCACATCGGCCACTTCGTCATTAGCGATAAAAACATCTGCCATTGACCCGGGGACATTGACCAATTGGCCTCTGCCGATTGACAATACGATGTCACTTGATGGGTTTACCACTGACTGCGCATTGGCAGTGCTGGCAGGCAAGCCGGCCAACGGGGCCGTTGCCATTCCGGCCATCAGTAATGTTGCTGTTAGGCGACGTTTCATGGTCTTGCCCCTCGAATTGATGCCGAATTGCCGGCGGGCGTTAAGTGTTGCTGTCGATTGCATCTCAGTTCTTCCCAACTGGAACTTCGGTGGTGGTCTTGCCGCGGGTGACGCGGACGGTGGGGCCAATGGGTCGTGCAGGCTGAGGAGCAGCTGCCGGGGCGCCCATAACCGGTGCAGCCGGAGCCGCTTTTCCGCCGTTGTCCTGAACAGGCATCGAACTGCGTTGGAAGCGAGAGACATCACCGCCTGTGCTGAATGTACCAACCTTGTCGATCGGTTTTGCCATTGCCGCGCGCAGGAGAGCTTCTTCTTCTTCGGGCGTGGCATTGTCAGGAACTTTCACATTGCCTGACGCGATTGCTTTTTCCAGCTCACCCTGATTGTCCGCGATAGAGCGCAGTGAAAGGCTGAGCGTACCGATGGTTTGAGCTACAGCGACCTTCTCGGCGATACGCGGCGTCACTTCCAAAGTGACTGTGCGGAATGCGCGAACAACCGTGTTGCCGGATTCGTTTGTCTCTTGCGTGGTTGACTGGTCGGTGGCCAAGACGCGCAGGTTACTCAGGATAGTTTCCGAAGCCTTCAGCGCTTCGCCTTCGCCTTTAACCGTTTGCGTAAGGACCAAATCGACGCGGTCGCCCGGGAAGACAAAGCCGCCAACACCGGTTTTCGCGGAGACCGGAACCGTCACAGCGCGCATGCCAGGGCCAAGCGCCGCAGCAAGGAACCCGCGATCGCCAGGCTTAACTAGCGAGCCTTGGGTTACCGGTTCGCCGGCAGTGATCTGGTGGCGAACAACCGTGCCAAGCAATTGCGAGACATCTGATTCGCCGTCAATGAAATAGGCATCCTGGACAAGTTCCTCGGGCCACATCTGGTAGCTGATCGAATCAGCTGTAATGATTGTGCCCACTGGAAGGCCGCGTTGCGCCACAAGGACTTTTGGTCCCTTAGGTACAGCCGCTGCCGCCTCAGCCTGAGGGGCAGAAGCCCCGGCAAACATGCTCCGTGCTGCCAATGCAGTACCGATCGCGATGATCAGTGCTCCGA is part of the Pontixanthobacter gangjinensis genome and encodes:
- a CDS encoding type II and III secretion system protein family protein → MKRRLTATLLMAGMATAPLAGLPASTANAQSVVNPSSDIVLSIGRGQLVNVPGSMADVFIANDEVADVQIKSQRQLYLFGKAGGETTIYASNAAGDIVWSANVRVGSNIGSVDQMLTLAMPQAKINVSTMGTNTVLLTGTVAAPEDASEAERLVQAFVGEDANVISRLKMATPLQVNLRVRFAEVSRSLVREIGANLVSGDQTNGFQFGVGLGRSGAVPQYNPGGPLGTGVTDGGDGTSIVTATGTGATVAAFGKLLGLDLGGALDLAERDGLVTTLAQPNLTALSGETANFLAGGEFPIPTSQGLGTTAIEYRKFGVSLSYTPTVLANGRISIRVLPEVSELSSQGAVTLNGFQIPALTIRRAETTVELGSGQSFMIAGLMSNNAQQSIDKAPGLGDVPILGNLFRSRSFRKGETELVIVVTPYLVKPVNDRDIRLPTDGYRAANELESLLGFRSDAGQSGATRPGPTTSNPSAPPPGISRIDPQAIVPSDRPAPSNRADSDDKSRNSERRADANAVPGFSLK
- the cpaB gene encoding Flp pilus assembly protein CpaB, whose translation is MDRKKLVLLLGALIIAIGTALAARSMFAGASAPQAEAAAAVPKGPKVLVAQRGLPVGTIITADSISYQMWPEELVQDAYFIDGESDVSQLLGTVVRHQITAGEPVTQGSLVKPGDRGFLAAALGPGMRAVTVPVSAKTGVGGFVFPGDRVDLVLTQTVKGEGEALKASETILSNLRVLATDQSTTQETNESGNTVVRAFRTVTLEVTPRIAEKVAVAQTIGTLSLSLRSIADNQGELEKAIASGNVKVPDNATPEEEEALLRAAMAKPIDKVGTFSTGGDVSRFQRSSMPVQDNGGKAAPAAPVMGAPAAAPQPARPIGPTVRVTRGKTTTEVPVGKN